From Pseudoalteromonas sp. R3, one genomic window encodes:
- a CDS encoding spondin domain-containing protein produces MKTRIIPLITGILLASGTASAASLDVKITNLTQGIYFTPLLVSAHTSNAMLFQTGEQASEALQAMAEGGSLTGLSEILTGINANAMENPAGGLLGPVASTMTSLETDAGNDRLSIVAMMLPTNDGFVGLNSWPIPTTPGTYHIYLNAYDAGTEANNELVVNGSGAPNTPGIPASPGVDPGTQGSGVTETESNTLVHIHRGNLGDDDSTGGKSDLHNTVHRWLNPVAKVTVTVK; encoded by the coding sequence ATGAAAACACGCATCATCCCCCTCATCACAGGTATTTTACTGGCATCTGGCACAGCCAGCGCCGCTTCTCTGGACGTTAAGATCACTAACCTGACACAGGGGATCTACTTTACCCCCTTGCTGGTGAGTGCCCATACCAGCAACGCCATGTTATTCCAAACTGGAGAGCAAGCGTCTGAAGCACTTCAGGCGATGGCCGAAGGTGGTTCTCTAACCGGTCTGAGCGAAATACTGACGGGTATCAATGCCAACGCCATGGAAAACCCGGCTGGAGGCCTGCTCGGCCCGGTTGCTTCAACAATGACCAGCCTGGAAACCGATGCGGGCAACGACCGTCTATCAATTGTCGCCATGATGCTGCCTACTAACGACGGTTTCGTTGGCCTCAATAGCTGGCCCATTCCAACCACACCTGGCACATATCATATTTACCTGAATGCTTATGATGCCGGAACAGAGGCAAACAACGAGCTGGTGGTGAATGGCTCTGGCGCCCCCAATACCCCAGGGATCCCCGCATCTCCGGGTGTCGATCCGGGTACTCAAGGTAGCGGCGTAACAGAAACAGAAAGTAATACGCTTGTTCATATTCATCGCGGCAATCTGGGGGATGACGACTCGACAGGCGGTAAAAGCGATTTACACAACACCGTTCACCGCTGGTTAAATCCAGTTGCTAAAGTGACTGTAACGGTTAAGTAA
- a CDS encoding spondin domain-containing protein — MKLLRLTLPAACLVLAACGSDNDDPMPTTMPDEDMQMVDDPAPVDPDPVDPVDPADPTPTTVELTITATNLTYAQPLSPIAVALHQEGQFWQVGEPASNALEVLAEGGDNSDLLALGVVQSKASATAPLPPGQKAQLTLTHDSLDGQKLSLISMMVNTNDGFTGLNALDVSAMTVGQTMTFTTHAYDAGTEANTEAQGTIPGPADGGAGFSADREALNKVAMHPGVVGMDDGLTTSVLTSSHKFDNPLMTVTITRTK, encoded by the coding sequence ATGAAACTACTCAGACTTACCCTGCCTGCAGCCTGCTTAGTCTTGGCGGCGTGTGGCAGTGACAATGACGACCCTATGCCAACTACGATGCCGGATGAAGATATGCAAATGGTCGATGACCCTGCCCCTGTCGATCCAGACCCAGTTGATCCGGTCGACCCGGCTGACCCAACCCCGACGACTGTCGAGTTAACGATCACGGCAACAAACCTGACCTACGCACAGCCCTTGTCTCCCATCGCAGTTGCACTGCACCAGGAGGGGCAATTCTGGCAAGTGGGCGAACCGGCCAGCAATGCACTGGAGGTACTGGCTGAGGGAGGCGATAACAGCGACCTGCTTGCACTCGGTGTTGTGCAGAGTAAGGCGAGCGCAACCGCCCCCTTACCACCGGGACAAAAAGCCCAGCTAACTCTGACCCATGACTCGCTTGACGGGCAAAAGTTATCTCTGATCTCCATGATGGTGAATACAAATGATGGCTTTACCGGTCTTAATGCTTTGGATGTGTCTGCAATGACAGTGGGTCAAACCATGACGTTCACGACACATGCCTACGACGCGGGCACAGAGGCCAATACTGAAGCTCAGGGCACCATACCCGGCCCGGCGGATGGAGGCGCCGGATTTAGTGCCGACAGAGAAGCGTTAAACAAGGTGGCTATGCACCCTGGTGTGGTTGGAATGGATGATGGACTGACAACGTCTGTATTAACGAGCAGTCATAAGTTCGACAACCCGCTGATGACGGTCACCATTACAAGAACCAAGTAG